A single genomic interval of Osmerus eperlanus chromosome 14, fOsmEpe2.1, whole genome shotgun sequence harbors:
- the ndufb6 gene encoding NADH dehydrogenase [ubiquinone] 1 beta subcomplex subunit 6 yields MTGYTVDEKLRQEQLTKLRRQWLKDQELSPREPVLPQKAPGPVAKFWASFLEPKSLWRLYTYKAYTGGVFAVTRLLIPAWIVHYYVKYHIDKRPFGIVELKPRLFPGDTVLETGEVVPDLPESHGHH; encoded by the exons ATGACGGGTTACACAGTCGATGAGAAACTGCGTCAAGAGCAGCTTACGAAGCTTAGGAGACAATGGCTGAAGGACCAGGAACTGAGCCCACGGGAGCCCGTGCTCCCGCAGAAAGCCCCGGGGCCCGTGGCTAAATTCTGGGCCAGCTTTCTGGAGCCCAAAAGTCTTTGGCGGCTTTAC ACGTACAAAGCCTACACCGGAGGAGTGTTCGCAGTAACCAGGTTGTTAATCCCTGCCTGGATCGTGCACTACTACGTGAAATACCACATAGAC AAAAGGCCCTTTGGAATCGTGGAACTGAAGCCCAGACTGTTTCCT GGGGACACTGTCCTGGAGACCGGAGAAGTTGTTCCGGATCTACCAGAGAGCCACGGACACCACTGA